In the genome of Paenibacillus pabuli, one region contains:
- a CDS encoding ABC transporter ATP-binding protein: MFRLETSKLDIAYEERLIVEDLNIQIPQGKITALVGANGSGKSTILKTMARIMNPKAGSVLLDGKSIHKQSTREVAKQLAILPQNPTAPEGLTVTELVSYGRFPYQKGFGSMRAEDKRMIEWAIEVTGMTEFHDRPIDQLSGGQRQRAWIAMALAQETDILFLDEPTTFLDMAHQLEVLQLLEQLNATANRTIVMVVHDLNHASRYAHHMIGIKKGKAIATGSPVEVMNCDVLREVFNIEADIVIDPRSGVPLCLPYALAGERQQSAPPEQMVMNSAMVHAAGRTEQRVRHATGS; this comes from the coding sequence ATGTTTCGTCTGGAGACGTCCAAGCTGGATATCGCTTATGAGGAAAGACTGATTGTTGAAGATCTGAATATTCAAATTCCCCAAGGAAAAATTACAGCACTTGTTGGAGCCAACGGTTCAGGGAAGTCCACCATCCTGAAAACGATGGCACGGATCATGAATCCAAAAGCAGGTAGTGTATTGCTCGACGGGAAGTCCATCCATAAGCAGTCCACGCGTGAAGTAGCCAAGCAGCTTGCGATTTTGCCACAAAATCCAACAGCGCCTGAAGGACTTACCGTAACCGAACTGGTATCCTACGGACGCTTCCCTTATCAAAAAGGTTTTGGTTCGATGCGTGCTGAAGACAAACGCATGATTGAATGGGCTATTGAAGTGACAGGCATGACAGAGTTCCATGATCGTCCAATTGATCAACTGTCCGGTGGACAGCGTCAACGTGCCTGGATTGCTATGGCTCTTGCACAGGAAACAGATATTCTGTTCCTGGACGAGCCGACGACGTTCCTGGATATGGCTCACCAGCTTGAAGTACTGCAATTGCTGGAGCAGTTGAATGCCACAGCGAACCGTACAATCGTTATGGTTGTGCATGACCTGAACCATGCTTCCCGTTATGCGCATCACATGATTGGGATTAAAAAAGGTAAAGCCATCGCTACAGGCTCACCTGTAGAAGTTATGAACTGTGATGTGCTCCGTGAAGTATTTAACATTGAAGCGGATATCGTGATTGACCCACGTTCCGGTGTACCACTCTGCTTGCCTTACGCCCTTGCGGGTGAACGCCAACAATCAGCACCTCCAGAACAAATGGTCATGAACAGTGCAATGGTTCATGCTGCTGGACGGACAGAGCAACGCGTTCGTCACGCGACAGGAAGTTAA
- a CDS encoding TRAFAC clade GTPase domain-containing protein, translated as MSFFSRFLKRQQPEERPLFYDIVCPYCFSKFSPEEVVFRAAHHRDDDEDYALGEDAKLNRYRERFGLDTVFDMEAVLAPHDVPEEHRIYSDNIVMGLNDRYGVVTRRRLCPQCHNELPVTAGKAPSNIISIIGASQVGKSVYMTSLIHTLQHYTADHFDAACMPLNAEISRRFRADYEEPLFERGDLLDSTQKEKLQEPFIFQFVFKDEDKAPLTLVFFDVAGEGMVEQDYLGLHGQHIKNSAGILFMVDPLQIRSIRDKIRINLGNEPGEWTPRYDEPRDVVLTMFGDFIAYQDKAKTNIPTAIVLTKSDMLHSLKDEEGDYIKSNSNVFRNMVHRDWFDLTEFENIDGEIRRFIEKVDRPFKGTMDVYFKDTAYFAVSALGSNPVDMKLQGVVSPIRVDEPFLWLLYKLKYIEGRVG; from the coding sequence ATGAGCTTTTTTAGTCGGTTTTTGAAGAGACAGCAGCCGGAGGAACGCCCGCTGTTTTACGATATTGTATGTCCGTATTGCTTCAGCAAGTTTTCACCGGAAGAGGTTGTGTTCCGGGCTGCGCATCATCGCGACGATGATGAGGACTACGCACTCGGGGAAGATGCAAAGCTGAATCGGTATCGCGAAAGGTTTGGCTTGGATACGGTGTTTGATATGGAGGCCGTGCTGGCTCCGCATGATGTACCTGAGGAACATCGCATCTATTCGGATAACATTGTGATGGGACTGAACGATCGATACGGCGTCGTTACGCGGCGTCGGCTGTGTCCACAGTGCCATAACGAGCTGCCGGTCACGGCAGGCAAAGCACCAAGCAATATCATTTCCATTATAGGCGCATCACAGGTGGGTAAATCCGTCTACATGACTTCATTGATTCATACATTGCAGCATTACACTGCCGATCATTTTGATGCGGCCTGCATGCCGCTGAACGCGGAGATTAGCCGCCGGTTCCGCGCCGATTATGAAGAACCATTATTCGAGCGGGGCGATCTGTTGGATTCAACGCAGAAAGAGAAGCTGCAGGAGCCTTTTATTTTCCAGTTTGTATTCAAGGATGAAGATAAAGCTCCGCTGACACTGGTGTTCTTTGATGTCGCTGGTGAAGGTATGGTGGAGCAGGACTATCTGGGACTTCATGGGCAGCATATCAAGAACTCGGCAGGCATTCTGTTCATGGTGGACCCGCTCCAGATTCGTTCCATCCGGGACAAAATCCGCATCAACCTCGGCAACGAGCCTGGCGAGTGGACGCCAAGATACGATGAGCCGCGTGACGTGGTTCTGACGATGTTCGGTGACTTTATCGCGTACCAGGACAAAGCCAAGACGAATATTCCGACAGCCATTGTACTCACCAAAAGCGACATGCTGCATTCCCTCAAGGATGAAGAGGGTGATTATATCAAATCCAACAGCAATGTATTCCGCAACATGGTGCACCGCGACTGGTTCGACCTGACCGAATTCGAGAATATCGACGGGGAGATCCGGCGTTTTATCGAGAAGGTGGACCGTCCGTTCAAAGGTACGATGGATGTGTACTTCAAGGATACGGCTTACTTTGCAGTGTCTGCGCTGGGCAGCAATCCGGTGGATATGAAGCTGCAAGGCGTGGTCAGTCCAATTCGTGTCGATGAGCCATTCCTCTGGCTGCTGTACAAGCTGAAGTACATTGAGGGGAGAGTGGGATGA
- a CDS encoding beta-mannanase, with product MRFTDADPSAPLIRRLTLAVDENQCTLRWLWPESVEAVYVERLELDMMGDDRTGEQAAQGKLKLYTREEYKASNGYMDRITGFGAIRYTVYVCQMEEDGPVLVRQRDGDNTVVASAGKADIRFSIRYKSGFFQKRKSVLMTVTAEAPVPKEALCYVRKQGGVPLNKEDGTVYPFVSDFAPGRNEMPPVEVAKDDYVRLFFTDGPKYGAAYRLISD from the coding sequence ATGCGTTTTACGGATGCAGACCCTTCAGCGCCCCTGATTCGCAGACTGACACTTGCAGTGGACGAGAACCAGTGTACACTTCGCTGGCTCTGGCCAGAGAGTGTGGAAGCTGTATATGTTGAACGGCTGGAGCTCGATATGATGGGTGATGATCGTACCGGGGAACAGGCTGCACAGGGTAAGCTGAAGTTATACACGAGAGAAGAATATAAAGCAAGCAATGGATATATGGATCGAATCACAGGTTTTGGTGCCATCCGGTACACGGTATATGTATGTCAGATGGAGGAGGACGGGCCAGTTCTGGTGCGTCAGCGTGATGGAGACAACACGGTAGTTGCCAGTGCAGGCAAGGCGGATATTCGCTTTTCGATCCGGTACAAGAGCGGTTTTTTCCAGAAACGAAAAAGTGTACTGATGACCGTTACAGCCGAAGCACCTGTTCCGAAGGAAGCGCTCTGTTATGTGCGCAAACAAGGCGGGGTTCCTTTAAATAAGGAAGACGGCACGGTGTATCCTTTTGTGAGTGACTTTGCTCCAGGGAGAAATGAGATGCCGCCCGTCGAAGTAGCCAAGGACGATTACGTGAGGCTATTCTTCACGGACGGACCAAAATACGGAGCCGCCTATAGGCTTATATCAGACTAG
- a CDS encoding vWA domain-containing protein, translated as MQRKINLLLVLFSLIGGAVGFAAGEIMLRQWLGEMPRLLLMGLYFGVLALSVGLFCIIAEMISPRLNGASWKLRYLGLSWKLLVPGTLALLFVVGLGLQLLYQINPGGAKQVKDIILMIDNSGSMTETDPDNGRFEAAKTLISQMESDKQVAVITFDDQPQLLQPFTPLDSEAAKNEVYSKIDGIVTTSGGTNFDAVLREAMEQVKGKQDPKRGTVAILLSDGFSDVDTSGILSEYANEQIAVNTVGLSLVDPSGTDLLRHIAQQTGGMYYDVPDSGGLNLAFQQIYDTIDERTLVTERTGMMEHSTYLAIFRVAAILLIGVALGVSLGLVFDNRHLALSFGIGGAVSGLLAGLLLEWGLDGSTVGDAFVRFGAMLILSGVLTLFTWIIPIKENTPRKTRGRRDAGGGTKSVEGFGQRARDSRSKGF; from the coding sequence ATGCAGCGAAAAATCAATCTTCTCCTGGTCCTGTTCAGCCTGATTGGCGGAGCTGTGGGCTTTGCGGCTGGAGAAATTATGCTTCGTCAGTGGCTTGGAGAAATGCCTCGTCTATTGCTGATGGGTTTATACTTTGGCGTACTGGCGCTCAGTGTGGGTTTATTCTGTATCATCGCAGAGATGATCTCGCCCAGGCTGAACGGGGCTTCCTGGAAGCTGCGATATCTCGGACTATCCTGGAAGCTGCTTGTTCCCGGGACACTGGCACTGCTTTTTGTCGTCGGACTTGGCCTGCAATTGTTGTATCAGATTAACCCGGGCGGTGCGAAGCAAGTCAAAGATATTATACTGATGATCGATAATTCGGGCAGCATGACCGAAACGGACCCGGATAACGGTCGCTTTGAAGCGGCCAAAACGCTGATTAGCCAAATGGAAAGCGACAAACAGGTCGCGGTGATTACCTTTGATGATCAACCGCAGCTGCTGCAGCCGTTCACCCCGTTGGACAGCGAAGCGGCCAAAAATGAGGTATACAGCAAGATTGACGGCATCGTAACGACGTCGGGTGGCACCAATTTCGATGCAGTGCTGCGCGAAGCGATGGAGCAAGTTAAAGGCAAACAGGACCCGAAACGCGGTACGGTGGCAATCTTGCTATCCGATGGATTCAGTGATGTAGACACCTCGGGCATTTTGTCAGAGTATGCAAATGAACAGATTGCTGTCAATACGGTGGGTCTGAGTCTGGTGGACCCTTCTGGAACCGACTTGCTGCGTCATATCGCTCAGCAGACAGGCGGTATGTATTATGATGTACCGGATTCCGGGGGTCTTAATCTGGCATTCCAGCAAATTTACGATACGATAGACGAACGAACGCTGGTGACTGAACGTACAGGCATGATGGAGCACAGTACGTATCTGGCTATTTTCCGAGTGGCCGCCATACTGTTGATTGGTGTCGCACTGGGCGTGTCGCTCGGACTTGTATTCGATAACCGTCATCTTGCACTCAGCTTCGGTATAGGCGGTGCCGTGTCCGGTCTATTGGCAGGACTTCTGCTCGAATGGGGTCTGGACGGATCAACGGTTGGTGATGCATTTGTAAGATTCGGAGCGATGCTCATCTTGTCTGGTGTGTTAACCCTGTTCACCTGGATCATTCCGATCAAGGAGAATACACCGCGGAAGACGCGTGGGCGCCGCGATGCTGGTGGAGGGACCAAATCGGTAGAAGGATTCGGTCAGCGGGCAAGAGATTCGCGCAGCAAAGGATTTTGA